From the Acidimicrobiales bacterium genome, the window CCGCATTCGGTACGGGTAGTACGCCCAGATCTCGGGGAAAGTTCCCGTAAAGCTCCATTCGACGCGAAATGGCCACTCACTGAAGTCGTTCCAGCACGAAGCGTGTGATTTCGGTGCCGTCGGGCGGGAATCCGGCCCGCGAATGTGGCGGTTAGACTGCGACAGCACCGGACATCCGTCCCGTTCCCTACCCACGCTTCTATTGCACGAGCGCGAGGCACCGCAATGACCGACACCGCAGACATCGCAAACGACGAACCACCGATCGGCCAAGCGACCATCGTCTACCTCGGCCCCACGGCCCCCCACTGGGAGATCCGCGCCGTCTACGGCGAACGCGACGTCATGGACGGCTTCCGGGACCGGGTCAACGCCCGCCTGCTCCTCCTCCCGCCGCACGATCCGCAGTTCCGTCGCAATCGCGAACGCGTGAACCGCGACGGGGAACGTGGGCGGATCGTCGTCGAATGGGACCTCGGCTACCCGGAGGACGACGAGGCTGCCTCGTGATCGTGCGTCGGGCGACGTGATGCCACGCATCGGCATCGACCTCGGCGGAACCAAGATCATGGGCGTGCTCGTCGAGAACGGCCGAGTCGTCGGGACTGCGAAGAAGTCCACGCCCAAGGTCGGGACTCCGATCGACGTGCTGGATGCCATCGCTGCCGTCGTCGCCAAGGTCGACCCCGACGGACGTGCCGATGCCATCGGGGTCGGGGTCCCCGGGCCGGTCCGTCCGGGCACCGGCGTGCTGCCATTGGCCACCAACCTGCCGGGGTGGGACCACGAGGTCGACGTCGCTTCGGAGTTGCGCGAGCGGTGCTATGGGCGCCGGGTGGAGGTCGACAACGACGTCAACGTGGGCACCCTCGCCGAAGTCCGCTTCGGTGCCGCCAGCGGGGTCGCCGACGTCCTCGGGATCTTCATGGGGACCGGTGTCGGCGCCGGCCTCGTGCTCGACGGCACGCTGCGGCGAGGTCCGCGCGGTCTCGCCGGAGAGCTGGGCCACGCCATTGTCGCGTTCCGGGACTTCGGCAGCGATGGCATCGGCCACGGCGAGGTCGAGGACTATGCCGGGCGCGCCATGATGGAGCGCCGCGCCCGGGCGCGTCACGCAGCCGGCGAGTCGACGGCTCTCGTCGATCTCGCCGGAGACCGCAGAATGAAGTCGTCGACATGGGAGACCGCACTCGCCGACGGCGACCCGATGGCCGTCTCGATCGTCGCCGATGCGACCGACGCGCTGGCTGCCGCGATCGCCGGTGCGGTCGC encodes:
- a CDS encoding ROK family protein, translating into MPRIGIDLGGTKIMGVLVENGRVVGTAKKSTPKVGTPIDVLDAIAAVVAKVDPDGRADAIGVGVPGPVRPGTGVLPLATNLPGWDHEVDVASELRERCYGRRVEVDNDVNVGTLAEVRFGAASGVADVLGIFMGTGVGAGLVLDGTLRRGPRGLAGELGHAIVAFRDFGSDGIGHGEVEDYAGRAMMERRARARHAAGESTALVDLAGDRRMKSSTWETALADGDPMAVSIVADATDALAAAIAGAVALVDIELVVLGGGMAERLGEPFRRDLERRVADRAFADAAVPVRAATLGETGGALGAALLVEAAV